A window of Chitinophaga sp. MM2321 contains these coding sequences:
- a CDS encoding ABC transporter ATP-binding protein yields the protein MDLLQVSKISKQLQGAYILKDINFTLKQFQKIAIAGETGSGKSTLVKIIGGLTQTDTGEVLFENKKVEGPLEVLIPGHPGIAYLSQHFELRNNYRVEEILSYANKLSEEEAADLYAVCRISHLLKRKTDQLSGGEKQRIALARLLISSPRLLLLDEPFSNLDMIHKNILKSVINDIGERLDITCMLVSHDPQDILPWADDVFVMKDGEIIQKGSPQEVYSQPVNEYTAALLGNYNLITPANAAAFAGLKGVEINGKNIFIRPENFKITKTAGKGLKGTVNKIDYFGSYYEVEVLLGTHPVIVDAGTCNVVKGDTVYVSLAKNGAWYF from the coding sequence ATGGATCTATTACAGGTATCAAAAATCAGCAAACAACTACAGGGGGCTTATATACTAAAGGATATCAACTTTACACTGAAACAATTTCAGAAAATTGCTATCGCCGGTGAAACGGGTTCCGGTAAAAGTACGCTGGTAAAGATCATCGGAGGATTAACACAAACGGATACCGGCGAAGTTTTATTTGAAAATAAAAAAGTGGAAGGCCCGCTGGAAGTATTGATACCAGGGCATCCGGGTATTGCATATCTATCCCAGCATTTTGAATTACGCAACAATTACCGGGTAGAAGAAATCCTGTCCTATGCAAATAAGCTTTCAGAGGAAGAAGCGGCAGACCTATATGCCGTATGCCGGATCAGTCATTTATTGAAACGTAAGACCGACCAGTTATCCGGGGGAGAGAAACAACGGATTGCTTTGGCGAGATTACTGATTTCTTCTCCCAGACTATTATTACTGGATGAACCCTTCTCCAACCTGGATATGATCCATAAAAATATCCTGAAATCTGTGATCAATGATATCGGCGAACGCCTGGATATCACCTGTATGCTGGTGTCGCATGATCCACAGGATATACTTCCCTGGGCGGATGATGTTTTTGTAATGAAAGATGGAGAGATCATTCAGAAAGGATCACCGCAGGAAGTTTATAGCCAGCCTGTTAATGAATACACCGCTGCTTTGCTGGGTAACTACAACCTGATCACACCGGCCAACGCGGCTGCTTTTGCCGGATTAAAAGGAGTGGAGATCAATGGAAAAAATATCTTCATCCGCCCCGAGAATTTTAAAATAACAAAAACAGCCGGGAAAGGACTGAAAGGAACGGTGAATAAGATAGATTATTTTGGCAGTTATTACGAAGTGGAAGTGTTACTGGGCACTCATCCGGTCATAGTGGATGCAGGAACATGTAATGTGGTGAAAGGTGATACCGTGTATGTTTCTTTAGCAAAGAATGGTGCCTGGTATTTTTAG
- a CDS encoding ABC transporter permease, with translation MIKSYFKMAWRSLAKNKIAAVINIGGLSVGLATSIIIMLVVMDELSFDKFNVNLKDICILMKHHALAGETSTGRTMPGPLAASLRSEIPELKYVVRTSQRSRELIGAGDKSLYQNGIYAEPDYFNMMTFPALEGDPVAALRDPGAVVLTESTAKRLFGTENAMGKMLLRNNVTSLKVGAVIRDIPQNSYTRFDMVLPFTLYERENNWLNKWDDNRIFTWIQMSPNANLAVLNEKLKKFFIEKQEEKNITLFAYPLADLRLHGRFRNGHENGGSIETVRILSFIGLFVLLIACINFMNLATARSERRAREVGVRKVMGASRRRLIFQFLSEAMLLSLVAMIIGFLLAWISLPAAMQLIGKTFSPSFFNWQVILLVVGMGLFTGLVAGSYPAFFLSNFQPVKVLKRLQSGGKGDSLLRKGLVTFQFIISIFLIIVTIVTIKQIHYVEQRPMGYDQENLVEIQADGDMRDKFDIVKNYLQEIPGVTSVSAGSDDLVSFGSGMNGLEWPGKTPDQDFGITVANVQYNWVKTVGFKLVEGRDFSPAYGADDSACLINQTAVKKMGLKAPIVGTRLGDRTVIGVLQDFVFNNPASAPQPMIVNLQKKDMSHFFVRIVNNGNWQECIARMEEVVKKNNPGFPFVFHFTKDEYQKSFEDFRAVGQMANVFGGMAIFISCLGLFGLSAFLAERRNKEVSIRKVFGASLGSLWFSLSKDFLKPVFIAFLFAAPLAGWVMQKMLLKMDYHIQLSWWMFVAGGVLAIVVAVLTISFHGMKTALANPVKSLRAE, from the coding sequence ATGATAAAGAGTTACTTCAAAATGGCCTGGCGAAGTCTCGCTAAAAACAAAATCGCTGCTGTCATCAATATTGGTGGATTATCTGTAGGCCTGGCAACAAGCATCATTATCATGCTGGTAGTGATGGATGAGTTGAGTTTTGATAAGTTTAATGTCAACCTGAAGGATATCTGTATCCTGATGAAACATCATGCACTGGCCGGCGAAACGTCTACCGGCAGAACAATGCCCGGCCCGCTGGCTGCCAGTCTTCGTAGCGAAATACCCGAATTAAAATATGTGGTCCGCACCAGTCAACGCTCCAGGGAGCTGATCGGTGCAGGAGACAAAAGCCTCTATCAGAACGGCATCTATGCCGAGCCGGATTATTTCAATATGATGACCTTTCCTGCCCTGGAAGGCGACCCTGTAGCGGCATTGCGCGATCCCGGTGCGGTGGTGCTCACAGAAAGCACCGCAAAAAGATTATTCGGAACCGAAAATGCCATGGGGAAAATGTTGCTACGCAACAATGTAACCTCCCTAAAAGTAGGGGCGGTGATCCGGGATATACCGCAGAACAGTTACACCAGGTTTGATATGGTGCTTCCCTTTACACTTTATGAAAGAGAAAATAACTGGCTGAACAAATGGGATGACAACCGCATCTTTACCTGGATACAAATGAGTCCTAACGCTAATCTGGCTGTTCTGAATGAGAAATTGAAAAAGTTTTTTATAGAAAAACAGGAAGAGAAGAATATTACTTTGTTCGCGTATCCGCTGGCAGACCTTCGGCTGCATGGACGATTCAGAAACGGCCATGAAAATGGCGGCAGCATTGAAACGGTCAGAATCCTTAGTTTCATAGGATTGTTTGTACTGCTGATCGCCTGCATAAATTTTATGAACCTGGCTACTGCCCGGTCTGAACGCCGCGCCCGTGAAGTAGGCGTAAGAAAAGTGATGGGGGCATCCCGGCGCCGGCTCATTTTTCAATTCCTGAGTGAAGCCATGTTGCTTTCCCTGGTGGCAATGATTATTGGATTCCTGCTGGCCTGGATTAGTTTGCCGGCTGCTATGCAGCTTATTGGAAAAACATTTTCACCTTCTTTTTTCAATTGGCAGGTAATATTGCTGGTAGTCGGAATGGGGCTGTTTACCGGATTGGTGGCAGGAAGTTACCCTGCCTTCTTTCTCAGCAATTTTCAGCCGGTAAAGGTCTTGAAACGGCTACAGTCGGGTGGGAAAGGGGATAGCCTGCTGCGAAAAGGACTGGTAACTTTTCAGTTTATCATTTCTATTTTCCTGATCATCGTCACCATCGTTACGATAAAACAGATCCATTATGTGGAGCAACGGCCAATGGGTTATGACCAGGAAAACCTGGTTGAAATACAGGCCGATGGCGATATGCGGGATAAATTTGACATCGTCAAAAATTATTTACAGGAAATACCGGGCGTAACAAGTGTATCAGCCGGTAGTGACGACCTGGTTTCTTTTGGTTCCGGTATGAACGGACTGGAATGGCCAGGCAAAACACCGGATCAGGATTTTGGTATAACAGTGGCCAATGTACAATACAACTGGGTAAAAACGGTTGGATTCAAACTAGTGGAAGGCCGCGATTTCAGCCCTGCGTATGGTGCTGACGACTCGGCTTGCCTCATTAATCAGACAGCCGTAAAGAAAATGGGGCTCAAAGCACCAATAGTAGGGACCAGGTTGGGCGATAGAACAGTTATTGGCGTGCTACAGGATTTTGTTTTCAATAATCCTGCTTCCGCACCACAACCAATGATTGTGAACCTGCAAAAAAAGGACATGAGCCATTTTTTTGTACGCATTGTCAATAATGGAAACTGGCAGGAATGTATCGCCCGCATGGAAGAAGTGGTGAAGAAAAATAATCCCGGGTTCCCATTTGTTTTTCACTTTACCAAAGATGAATACCAGAAAAGTTTTGAGGATTTCCGGGCCGTAGGGCAAATGGCAAACGTATTTGGGGGCATGGCTATTTTTATTTCCTGTCTCGGACTGTTTGGGCTGTCCGCCTTCCTGGCAGAGCGGCGCAACAAGGAAGTAAGTATCCGGAAAGTATTTGGCGCCAGCCTTGGCAGCCTGTGGTTTTCATTGTCAAAAGATTTTCTGAAACCCGTTTTCATTGCCTTTTTATTCGCCGCTCCACTGGCTGGTTGGGTGATGCAAAAGATGTTGCTGAAAATGGATTATCATATTCAGTTGTCGTGGTGGATGTTTGTGGCAGGCGGTGTATTGGCCATTGTAGTGGCCGTACTCACGATCAGCTTTCATGGGATGAAAACGGCCCTGGCCAACCCGGTTAAATCGTTAAGGGCGGAATAA